The Petropleomorpha daqingensis genome includes a window with the following:
- a CDS encoding VOC family protein, with protein sequence MARLFAYRSYRDAPAVLDWLTALGFDVVRRQDDEGGRVLHSEVRLGDVVLMIASADAEYVRAPLVGSSTGDGLYLLVDDVDRCHDRAVAAGGRSVFGPEHTEWGTRRARVLDPEGGEWSFGSYEPGVAW encoded by the coding sequence ATGGCGCGGCTCTTCGCCTACCGCAGTTACCGCGACGCCCCGGCCGTCCTCGACTGGCTGACCGCTCTCGGGTTCGACGTGGTCCGGCGCCAGGACGACGAGGGCGGCCGGGTGCTCCACAGCGAGGTCCGGCTCGGGGACGTCGTCCTGATGATCGCCTCCGCCGACGCGGAGTACGTGCGCGCGCCGCTGGTCGGCAGCTCGACGGGCGACGGTCTCTACCTGCTGGTGGACGACGTCGACCGCTGCCACGACCGCGCGGTGGCGGCCGGCGGCCGCTCGGTGTTCGGCCCGGAGCACACCGAGTGGGGGACCCGGCGGGCCCGGGTGCTCGACCCCGAGGGCGGGGAGTGGAGCTTCGGCAGCTACGAGCCGGGCGTCGCCTGGTGA
- a CDS encoding DUF6597 domain-containing transcriptional factor: MSRLPPTGNWRGIVHPRATEAVFDVAQHPCSPALAPFVTYLWTVEWDLPEGRRHVQRILPNPSVHLSFEPDRSRVTGPLRRSTNGYELTGRGRVVGVRFRPGGARPWLSGPVSALADTEVPVTELVALDAGEVRARAQEAPDAATAAALVDDVLAPLCPPPDPAVDRADELVRLVDAEPGIRRVEDLAARLATTPRSLQRFCAEWIGVGPKELVRWARLHEAAGRAAAGPVDWAALAAELGYADQAHLVRDFTRVVGEPPARYARTETG; this comes from the coding sequence GTGAGCCGCCTGCCGCCGACCGGGAACTGGCGCGGGATCGTGCACCCCCGCGCCACCGAGGCGGTCTTCGACGTCGCCCAGCACCCGTGCTCGCCAGCCCTGGCGCCGTTCGTCACCTACCTCTGGACCGTCGAGTGGGATCTGCCCGAGGGCCGCCGGCACGTGCAGCGGATCCTGCCCAACCCCTCGGTGCACCTGTCGTTCGAGCCGGACCGCTCCCGGGTCACCGGTCCGCTGCGCCGCTCGACCAACGGCTACGAGCTGACCGGTCGCGGCCGGGTCGTGGGGGTGCGCTTCCGGCCGGGTGGCGCGCGGCCGTGGCTGTCCGGGCCGGTCTCGGCGCTGGCCGACACGGAGGTGCCGGTGACGGAGCTGGTCGCGCTGGACGCAGGAGAAGTCCGGGCCCGGGCGCAGGAGGCGCCCGACGCGGCGACGGCGGCAGCACTGGTGGACGACGTCCTCGCGCCGCTGTGCCCGCCGCCGGATCCCGCGGTCGACCGGGCCGACGAGCTGGTGCGGCTGGTGGACGCCGAGCCGGGGATCCGCCGCGTGGAGGACCTCGCCGCCCGGCTGGCCACGACGCCGCGCAGCCTCCAGCGCTTCTGCGCCGAGTGGATCGGCGTCGGCCCGAAGGAGCTGGTGCGGTGGGCGCGGCTGCACGAGGCGGCCGGCCGCGCCGCCGCGGGCCCGGTCGACTGGGCCGCGCTCGCCGCCGAGCTCGGCTACGCCGACCAGGCGCACCTGGTCCGCGACTTCACCCGCGTGGTCGGCGAACCGCCCGCCCGCTACGCCCGAACAGAGACCGGCTGA
- a CDS encoding DUF2277 domain-containing protein, whose protein sequence is MCRNIRPLANFEPPVTTDEIQAAALQYVRKISGTTRPSQVNTAAFEHAVAEVAAASARLLDALVTTAPPKDREVEAAKARQRAAVRYGTA, encoded by the coding sequence ATGTGCCGGAACATCCGACCGCTGGCCAACTTCGAGCCGCCGGTGACGACCGACGAGATCCAGGCGGCCGCGTTGCAGTACGTCCGCAAGATCAGCGGGACGACGCGGCCGTCGCAGGTCAACACCGCCGCGTTCGAGCACGCCGTCGCCGAGGTCGCCGCTGCCTCGGCGCGGCTGCTCGACGCGCTGGTGACGACGGCGCCGCCCAAGGACCGCGAGGTCGAGGCGGCCAAGGCGCGGCAGCGGGCCGCCGTCCGCTACGGCACCGCTTAG
- a CDS encoding SDR family NAD(P)-dependent oxidoreductase, protein MPQTVLVTGASSGIGRATARQFGERGAVVVLVARGRPALEEAAAEVRAAGAAEAVVCPADVTDEDAVRAVVQSTVARSGRLDAVVHAAQVMAYGRIEEVPAKVYEAVVDTAMHGTANVARAVLPVFRRQESGSLVVVSSLLASVAAPQMGSYIAAKWGQLGLVRVLQQEVRDAPGVSVTAVAPGGVNTPIYVQGASYMGSTGRPPPPVYSPERVARKVIGAVDRPRRLVQAGVLNPLITAGFRFLPGLYDLLVTPLMDLAATARDSIGPKVGNVFESQPEGNATHGRWRSI, encoded by the coding sequence ATGCCGCAGACCGTGCTCGTCACCGGCGCCTCGTCCGGCATCGGCCGTGCGACCGCCCGGCAGTTCGGCGAGCGCGGGGCGGTCGTCGTCCTGGTGGCCCGCGGACGCCCGGCGCTCGAGGAGGCCGCCGCGGAGGTGCGTGCCGCGGGCGCCGCCGAGGCCGTCGTCTGCCCGGCCGACGTCACCGACGAGGACGCGGTCCGGGCGGTGGTCCAGTCGACCGTCGCCCGATCCGGGCGGCTGGACGCCGTCGTGCACGCCGCGCAGGTGATGGCGTACGGCCGGATCGAGGAGGTGCCGGCGAAGGTCTACGAGGCGGTCGTCGACACCGCGATGCACGGGACGGCGAACGTGGCGCGGGCCGTGCTGCCGGTGTTCCGCCGCCAGGAGTCCGGCTCGCTGGTGGTGGTCAGCTCGCTGCTCGCGTCGGTCGCAGCCCCGCAGATGGGCAGCTACATCGCCGCCAAGTGGGGGCAGCTCGGCCTGGTCCGGGTGCTCCAGCAGGAGGTGCGCGACGCACCGGGCGTCTCGGTCACCGCCGTCGCACCCGGCGGGGTGAACACGCCGATCTACGTGCAGGGCGCCTCCTACATGGGCAGCACCGGCCGTCCGCCGCCGCCGGTGTACTCGCCGGAGCGGGTCGCGCGGAAGGTGATCGGCGCGGTGGACCGACCGCGGCGGCTCGTGCAGGCCGGCGTCCTCAACCCGCTGATCACCGCCGGGTTCCGGTTCCTGCCCGGGCTCTACGACCTGCTGGTGACGCCGCTGATGGACCTGGCCGCGACCGCCCGCGACTCGATCGGGCCGAAGGTCGGCAACGTCTTCGAGTCGCAGCCGGAGGGCAACGCCACCCACGGCCGCTGGCGCAGCATCTGA
- a CDS encoding DUF6328 family protein, with protein sequence MAAGTEHEGRERETRSQRINRELIELLNELRVALPGVQFLFAFLLVVPFQQRGGQTTDFQRDVYFVTLVAAAVATALLIAPAAQHRVLFRQHDKERLLRRSSLMAYAGLLVLAVAIASAVLLVVDVLFGRARAWWTAGLIEVLLVYLWVVVPFVQRSRGEIESLDDNPDD encoded by the coding sequence ATGGCCGCCGGCACCGAGCACGAGGGACGGGAGCGCGAGACCCGCTCGCAGCGGATCAACCGCGAGCTGATCGAGCTGCTCAACGAGCTGCGGGTCGCGCTGCCGGGTGTCCAGTTCCTCTTCGCGTTCCTCCTCGTCGTCCCCTTCCAGCAGCGCGGCGGCCAGACCACCGACTTCCAGCGCGACGTCTACTTCGTGACCCTGGTGGCCGCGGCCGTGGCCACCGCGCTGCTCATCGCGCCGGCGGCGCAGCACCGCGTGCTGTTCCGCCAGCACGACAAGGAGCGGCTGCTCAGGCGCAGCAGCCTCATGGCCTACGCGGGGTTGCTCGTGCTCGCGGTCGCGATCGCGTCCGCGGTGCTGCTCGTCGTCGACGTCCTGTTCGGCCGGGCCCGCGCCTGGTGGACCGCCGGCCTGATCGAGGTGCTGCTCGTCTACCTCTGGGTCGTCGTGCCGTTCGTACAGCGATCGCGGGGCGAGATCGAGTCGCTCGACGACAACCCCGACGATTAG
- a CDS encoding YciI family protein: MGIELTGVPRFYVLTMTTRYRSFAEVQASAPQDLAAHVARSRELHAQGVLLMAGAFLGDEPLRTMGILGSEEDARAFAEGDPFVRAGMVEEWRVRPWANLFA, translated from the coding sequence ATGGGCATCGAGCTGACGGGTGTGCCGAGGTTCTACGTCCTGACGATGACGACGCGGTACCGGTCGTTCGCCGAGGTGCAGGCGTCGGCGCCGCAGGACCTCGCGGCGCACGTCGCGCGGTCCCGGGAGCTGCACGCGCAGGGCGTCCTGCTCATGGCCGGCGCCTTCCTGGGCGACGAGCCGCTGCGCACGATGGGCATCCTGGGCAGCGAGGAGGACGCGCGGGCGTTCGCCGAGGGCGACCCGTTCGTCCGCGCCGGGATGGTGGAGGAGTGGCGCGTCCGGCCGTGGGCGAATCTGTTCGCCTGA
- a CDS encoding GNAT family N-acetyltransferase: MTEPVLRQAPFAELTGLEVYGLCRLRVDVFVVEQQCPYPELDGRDVEPTTVHLWFEADGVPVATIRVLREETGWAIGRVATAAAWRGRGLAAQLMTAGMALCGDEPIVLGAQAYLEGWYERFGFRRSGPDYVEDGIPHLPMRRG; encoded by the coding sequence GTGACCGAACCAGTTCTCCGCCAGGCCCCCTTCGCCGAGCTGACCGGGCTGGAGGTGTACGGCCTGTGCCGGCTGCGGGTCGACGTCTTCGTCGTGGAGCAGCAGTGCCCCTACCCCGAGCTCGACGGCCGCGACGTGGAGCCGACGACGGTGCACCTGTGGTTCGAGGCCGACGGGGTGCCGGTCGCCACGATCCGCGTGCTGCGCGAGGAGACCGGCTGGGCGATCGGCCGGGTGGCCACCGCGGCGGCCTGGCGCGGCCGGGGCCTGGCCGCGCAGCTGATGACCGCCGGTATGGCGCTGTGCGGCGACGAGCCGATCGTGCTCGGTGCCCAGGCCTACCTGGAGGGCTGGTACGAGCGCTTCGGATTCCGGCGCAGCGGGCCGGACTACGTCGAGGACGGCATCCCGCACCTGCCGATGCGGCGAGGCTGA
- a CDS encoding TIGR03086 family metal-binding protein, translated as MTNTTAHRDAPLVRTAAELAASAVAAIGPDRWSAPTPCADYDLKTLVDHLAWGAALSRSAAERTPLDRDWSKPEPPPYLAGLEPAQWAPAIEKELLAAADAWAAPGAWDGDTVMGTTSMPASVVGPMMLAEFAVHGWDVARSVGARYEVPDDVGSVVLAAVEGMAQMGRDGGWYGPEVPVPADAPAFDRALGLAGRDPARTS; from the coding sequence ATGACGAACACGACTGCGCACCGCGACGCCCCGTTGGTGCGGACCGCGGCGGAGCTGGCCGCGTCCGCCGTCGCCGCCATCGGCCCGGACCGCTGGTCGGCGCCCACCCCCTGCGCGGACTACGACCTGAAGACCCTCGTCGACCACCTCGCGTGGGGCGCCGCTCTCTCGCGGAGCGCCGCCGAGCGGACGCCGCTGGACCGCGACTGGAGCAAGCCCGAGCCCCCGCCCTACCTGGCCGGCCTCGAGCCCGCGCAGTGGGCGCCGGCGATCGAGAAGGAGCTGCTGGCGGCCGCCGACGCGTGGGCCGCACCCGGCGCCTGGGACGGCGACACGGTCATGGGCACCACGTCCATGCCGGCGTCGGTGGTCGGGCCGATGATGCTCGCGGAGTTCGCCGTCCACGGGTGGGACGTCGCCCGGTCCGTGGGCGCGCGCTACGAGGTGCCCGACGACGTCGGCTCCGTCGTCCTCGCCGCGGTCGAGGGCATGGCCCAGATGGGCCGCGACGGCGGCTGGTACGGCCCCGAGGTCCCGGTGCCGGCCGACGCCCCGGCCTTCGACCGCGCCCTCGGGCTCGCGGGACGCGATCCCGCGCGGACGTCGTAG